One genomic window of Gracilinema caldarium DSM 7334 includes the following:
- a CDS encoding ABC transporter substrate-binding protein, which produces MKKRLVIVASLALLASGMQVFAGGGSDAAGSGAKEPVKLVMGSWRADDVEQMKGLLAEYTKTHPNVIIEFKPTNPPDYNATLRLQLTSGTGPDLMYARSYATGIQLFNDGYFADVSNIPGLKENFTEGARSPWMTPDGKSFAIPFVAVSHGVYYNKDIFKKLGLTVPETWEDFLKVCEKIKSAGITPIANSLGDEWDIAEVVFMSIAPNFIGGREGRLAYESGKRPWNDANMVATFQAMKDLVPYLPAGFEALTYNDSNALFATGKAAMYFDGSWSLGTFSGVPFQWGVFAPPPPKGKAPQICFHADAGITMNTKTKYPKEAGEFLAWIASKEGATVAAKYLPTGFYPMINTPITIADPHANEMLALNKGRGLDVRLAWPRLMEGEPSGYNLIMYGSIQVMKGIKTPQQAADDMAAGLAKWFKPTK; this is translated from the coding sequence ATGAAAAAGCGTTTGGTAATTGTTGCTTCACTTGCACTACTTGCAAGCGGAATGCAAGTATTTGCCGGTGGAGGATCTGATGCAGCGGGGAGCGGTGCTAAAGAGCCGGTAAAATTGGTCATGGGATCCTGGCGAGCAGACGATGTGGAACAAATGAAGGGACTTTTGGCGGAATATACAAAAACCCACCCGAATGTAATCATTGAATTTAAACCAACCAATCCACCTGACTACAATGCCACCCTGAGGCTTCAGCTTACCAGTGGAACCGGACCAGACCTCATGTATGCACGATCCTATGCAACAGGAATACAACTGTTTAATGATGGGTACTTCGCAGACGTTTCGAATATTCCTGGCTTAAAAGAGAATTTTACCGAGGGGGCCCGTTCACCCTGGATGACACCCGATGGAAAATCCTTTGCAATTCCTTTTGTCGCAGTATCCCATGGAGTCTATTACAACAAGGATATTTTCAAAAAACTCGGACTTACGGTTCCTGAAACATGGGAAGATTTTTTAAAGGTCTGTGAAAAAATCAAATCAGCAGGTATTACCCCAATTGCAAATAGTTTGGGTGATGAATGGGATATCGCTGAAGTCGTTTTTATGAGTATTGCCCCCAACTTTATTGGCGGACGTGAAGGACGGCTCGCCTATGAAAGTGGCAAACGTCCCTGGAATGATGCAAATATGGTAGCCACCTTCCAGGCTATGAAAGATCTGGTACCCTATTTGCCTGCTGGGTTTGAAGCCCTGACTTACAACGATTCAAATGCCCTGTTTGCGACCGGCAAAGCAGCTATGTATTTTGATGGATCCTGGTCATTGGGAACCTTCTCTGGGGTACCCTTCCAGTGGGGCGTTTTTGCTCCACCCCCGCCAAAGGGTAAGGCTCCACAAATCTGTTTCCATGCAGATGCAGGTATTACCATGAACACGAAAACTAAGTATCCTAAAGAAGCTGGGGAATTCCTTGCTTGGATTGCATCCAAAGAAGGAGCTACCGTCGCAGCTAAATACCTGCCTACAGGATTCTACCCCATGATTAATACACCGATTACCATCGCCGATCCCCATGCTAATGAAATGCTTGCACTCAACAAGGGTCGAGGGCTTGATGTTCGGCTTGCCTGGCCGCGGCTCATGGAAGGTGAACCCTCGGGATACAATCTTATTATGTATGGTTCTATTCAGGTAATGAAAGGAATAAAGACACCTCAACAAGCCGCAGACGATATGGCCGCGGGTCTTGCAAAATGGTTTAAACCAACTAAATAG
- a CDS encoding carbohydrate ABC transporter permease, which yields MIQQRTNTAFRWIIYLIPALVIYTTFMAFPLFDSVRLSFFRSGSYLSRDFVGFDNYLRLLLDKENALRFWSAFGNTWYFFFIHMAVQNILGILFAVLLMEKGLKGAGIYRTIIFIPATLAVLVTGYLWKLILNPQWGALTIFLKIIGMEHLSRPWLGETRYALTTVSLVSAWQWVGMPTMMFLAGLQNISDDMYEAADIAGASKLQTFWYITLPLLKPVIGIVTILTFVGNFNAFDVVFAMENVNGAPLYSTDIMGTLFYRVGIAGQHPVSIPDPGMGSAIATTTFIMLAIGSALVLKTTSDSSEKKVLR from the coding sequence ATGATACAACAACGAACCAATACTGCTTTTCGATGGATCATATATCTTATTCCTGCCTTAGTTATCTATACAACCTTTATGGCCTTTCCACTCTTTGATTCGGTACGACTTTCGTTTTTCAGATCAGGGTCATATTTATCCAGAGATTTTGTAGGTTTCGATAACTATCTTCGCTTATTGCTAGATAAAGAAAACGCCCTTCGATTCTGGAGTGCCTTTGGAAATACCTGGTATTTTTTCTTTATTCATATGGCGGTGCAAAACATTTTAGGGATACTTTTTGCTGTTTTACTCATGGAAAAAGGATTAAAAGGGGCTGGAATATACCGCACTATCATTTTTATTCCAGCAACCCTGGCAGTATTGGTAACCGGTTATTTATGGAAGCTTATTTTAAACCCCCAATGGGGCGCATTAACCATATTTCTCAAAATAATTGGTATGGAACATTTGTCCCGGCCATGGCTCGGGGAAACAAGGTATGCGCTCACAACCGTATCCCTCGTTTCAGCCTGGCAATGGGTTGGCATGCCAACTATGATGTTCCTTGCAGGGTTGCAGAATATCAGCGATGATATGTACGAAGCGGCTGATATCGCTGGAGCCAGTAAACTGCAAACCTTTTGGTATATTACACTTCCCTTATTAAAACCTGTCATTGGTATAGTAACCATACTTACTTTTGTAGGTAATTTTAATGCATTTGACGTCGTCTTTGCCATGGAAAATGTAAACGGAGCACCGCTCTATTCAACAGACATTATGGGAACCCTTTTTTACCGGGTCGGTATTGCAGGACAACATCCTGTAAGCATTCCCGATCCAGGGATGGGATCCGCAATTGCTACGACAACTTTTATAATGCTTGCCATAGGTTCTGCTCTCGTATTAAAAACTACCAGTGATTCCTCTGAAAAGAAGGTACTACGATGA
- a CDS encoding carbohydrate ABC transporter permease: MNKKTMHPFAHGILSIWTLMVLFPLWTMIVNSFKYKYDIYRDPFGLPKAWNFQSYLSVLHDSDFVLFFKNSLFVTIGSILAVLIFGSLAAYALANWKTRASRWIYAFFIAGMMLPIKIGSIRLLQMIKALGLINTIYSLFPVYIAMGLPIAVFVLTEFIREIPFELTEAAVIDGAGRFRIFRSIIIHLLRPALATVAIFNLVPFWNDLWFPLIFINNDKHKTLLLGVTRLFGQYQTDWSKILAVLTLAAVPVVLLYLSMSKQFIKGLTAGAVKG, translated from the coding sequence ATGAACAAGAAAACGATGCATCCCTTTGCACATGGGATATTATCAATATGGACCCTCATGGTTCTCTTTCCACTCTGGACGATGATAGTAAATTCTTTTAAATACAAATATGATATTTATCGCGATCCTTTTGGTTTACCTAAGGCCTGGAATTTCCAAAGTTATCTTTCGGTACTTCATGACAGTGATTTTGTTCTCTTCTTTAAAAACAGCCTTTTTGTCACGATTGGTTCAATTCTTGCGGTGTTAATATTCGGTTCTCTCGCAGCCTATGCCCTGGCGAACTGGAAAACAAGAGCAAGTCGGTGGATCTACGCCTTCTTTATTGCCGGAATGATGTTGCCTATTAAAATTGGATCTATACGATTGTTACAGATGATTAAAGCACTGGGACTTATAAATACTATTTACAGTCTATTTCCCGTTTATATTGCCATGGGGCTTCCCATCGCTGTGTTTGTTCTAACGGAATTTATCCGTGAAATTCCCTTTGAACTTACTGAAGCAGCGGTAATTGATGGGGCTGGCAGATTCAGGATCTTTAGATCAATTATTATCCATCTTCTGCGGCCTGCTCTGGCGACAGTAGCTATTTTTAATCTTGTTCCCTTTTGGAATGATCTCTGGTTTCCACTTATTTTTATCAACAATGATAAACACAAGACATTGCTCTTAGGTGTAACACGCCTTTTTGGACAATATCAAACTGACTGGTCTAAAATCCTGGCAGTTCTTACGCTGGCTGCTGTTCCGGTAGTTCTGTTGTACCTTTCTATGTCCAAACAGTTTATTAAAGGCCTCACCGCCGGCGCAGTTAAAGGATAG
- a CDS encoding 5-formyltetrahydrofolate cyclo-ligase codes for MGPVQGDKPDKSTLADLKQELRTIVKSRLKTLSPDNLHRAGFAAAERLKTHPRWQQARLVLLYASMSGEIDTEPLFHLAKTSGKTIFYPRVEGDEIGFYQVNELLDLESQGPWHILEPRPGLTSLFDWIHTICNTVEQAQTPVPILGIIPGLAFDRQGGRLGRGKGYYDRFLSSIEKIDFPYPLQLYTIGLSIPEQVVDQVPRSPYDIRVHEVMVIERGLTGDLPRA; via the coding sequence ATGGGACCCGTGCAAGGGGACAAGCCCGACAAATCCACTCTGGCTGATCTGAAACAAGAACTCCGAACAATCGTTAAAAGCCGACTAAAAACCCTATCCCCGGATAATCTTCACCGGGCAGGCTTTGCGGCGGCAGAACGGCTTAAAACTCATCCCCGCTGGCAACAAGCCCGGCTGGTACTGCTCTATGCTTCCATGAGTGGCGAAATAGACACGGAGCCCCTCTTTCACCTCGCAAAAACCAGCGGAAAAACCATCTTTTACCCCCGTGTAGAGGGCGATGAGATAGGCTTCTATCAGGTTAATGAACTGCTGGACCTCGAGAGCCAGGGCCCCTGGCATATTCTCGAGCCCCGGCCAGGCCTTACGAGTCTTTTCGATTGGATCCACACAATCTGCAACACCGTTGAGCAAGCACAGACACCTGTCCCAATCCTGGGAATTATTCCGGGCCTGGCCTTTGACAGGCAGGGTGGCCGCCTCGGCAGAGGGAAAGGCTACTATGACCGATTCCTTTCATCAATAGAAAAGATCGACTTCCCCTACCCTCTACAACTCTACACCATCGGCCTCTCCATTCCCGAACAGGTTGTAGACCAGGTCCCCCGGAGCCCCTATGATATCAGGGTTCATGAGGTGATGGTAATTGAAAGAGGACTTACCGGGGACTTGCCCCGGGCCTAA
- a CDS encoding DUF6657 family protein — protein sequence MARIKSALELALERTESVKSDKESIELYELKREGKKLAGTFLENPDEKQLEDSLKKYPKDKQEALRQGMFDVLVSQIRLPAHQEDITKQEAVGKAIQLLVNDRRFGQLYSQLVQAFERYLSEVDQFDQAIRRQYAPKLRQKEEELARRLGRAVQLDPFQDPEFVNFYNQNMNALKARYEQAIEQVRQQATMLFEGTKKS from the coding sequence ATGGCACGGATAAAGAGCGCCCTTGAACTTGCATTGGAACGAACCGAATCGGTAAAAAGCGACAAAGAAAGCATTGAACTCTATGAATTAAAACGGGAAGGGAAAAAACTGGCCGGAACCTTTCTCGAAAACCCCGATGAAAAACAACTGGAAGACAGCTTAAAAAAATATCCTAAGGACAAACAGGAAGCCCTTCGTCAGGGGATGTTCGATGTACTGGTCTCCCAGATTCGTCTGCCCGCTCATCAGGAAGACATTACTAAACAGGAAGCGGTGGGCAAAGCAATTCAGCTCCTGGTGAATGACCGCCGTTTCGGTCAGCTCTATAGCCAATTGGTGCAGGCCTTTGAACGGTATCTTTCTGAGGTAGACCAGTTTGATCAGGCAATCCGCAGGCAGTATGCACCGAAGCTCCGCCAAAAAGAAGAAGAATTGGCCCGGCGTTTAGGCCGTGCGGTCCAGCTTGACCCCTTCCAGGACCCGGAATTTGTTAATTTTTATAACCAGAATATGAATGCCCTGAAAGCCCGTTACGAACAGGCCATTGAACAGGTCCGCCAGCAGGCAACCATGTTGTTCGAGGGTACGAAAAAATCCTAA
- a CDS encoding type II toxin-antitoxin system prevent-host-death family antitoxin — translation MITTISANDLKVKGITAIDELVANNTDGVVVTVRGKEKYVILPIDEYNHLREYELEMAIQEAKNDISNGKFHNDGIAKHLERVSSDV, via the coding sequence ATGATTACTACAATTTCAGCAAATGACCTTAAAGTAAAGGGCATTACTGCTATAGATGAACTGGTTGCAAATAATACTGACGGAGTGGTAGTTACAGTAAGGGGAAAAGAGAAATATGTCATTCTTCCTATAGATGAGTATAACCATCTTCGTGAATATGAGCTTGAAATGGCAATTCAGGAAGCTAAAAACGATATAAGCAATGGAAAATTCCATAATGACGGAATAGCCAAACACCTAGAACGCGTAAGCTCTGATGTATAA
- a CDS encoding type II toxin-antitoxin system YafQ family toxin translates to MYNLIFPFSYEEKAKKFLKKHPELQKQYAKVLELIEINPYHPSLRLHKFKTANFEGYSVAINISYRIAIDFLVTEHEIVFINIGDHKEIYGKK, encoded by the coding sequence ATGTATAATCTTATTTTCCCCTTTTCTTATGAAGAAAAGGCAAAAAAGTTTTTAAAAAAACACCCCGAATTACAAAAGCAATATGCTAAAGTGCTAGAGCTTATTGAAATTAACCCATATCATCCATCATTACGGCTTCATAAATTCAAAACAGCCAATTTCGAAGGGTATTCAGTTGCAATAAATATTTCTTATAGAATAGCCATAGACTTTCTCGTTACAGAACATGAAATTGTATTCATCAATATAGGAGATCATAAAGAAATATATGGCAAAAAATGA
- the tpx gene encoding thiol peroxidase, whose protein sequence is MARITLKGNPIATVGNLPEVGTKAPDFRLVDESLTDRRLADYGQKIKILNIVPSLDTSVCALSAKKFDAEVAQLPNVVILNISCDLPFAASRFCKTEGVKNIITLSQMRDKSFGKDYGVEILDGPLAGILSRAVVVLDGSNTVRYTEQVPEIGQEPDYGKALEAVKGLLK, encoded by the coding sequence ATGGCTCGAATTACGTTAAAAGGTAATCCAATTGCTACGGTAGGCAATCTGCCGGAAGTTGGTACCAAGGCACCAGATTTTCGTTTGGTTGATGAAAGTCTAACCGACCGCCGCCTGGCTGATTATGGTCAGAAGATAAAGATTCTGAACATAGTGCCCAGTCTGGACACCTCAGTCTGTGCCCTTTCAGCCAAAAAGTTTGATGCCGAAGTTGCCCAGCTACCTAATGTGGTGATTCTGAATATTTCCTGCGACCTCCCCTTTGCCGCAAGCCGGTTCTGCAAGACCGAGGGGGTAAAGAATATTATAACCCTTTCACAGATGCGGGATAAGTCCTTTGGAAAGGATTATGGGGTGGAAATCCTCGATGGTCCCCTGGCAGGTATACTCAGTCGGGCTGTGGTAGTCCTCGATGGTTCCAATACGGTGCGTTATACCGAACAGGTCCCTGAAATTGGGCAGGAGCCCGATTACGGGAAAGCTCTGGAAGCGGTTAAAGGGCTCTTAAAATAA
- a CDS encoding putative DNA modification/repair radical SAM protein, producing the protein MELAEKLRLLAAGAKYDASCATSGSDHGSWTDAGTGEKSLKARSGPIPVIGATAPAGVCHSWTEDGRCVSLLKVLYSNVCRFDCAYCVNRSSADIQRTSFTVDELVKLTIEFYKRNYIEGLFLSSGIFSDSDVVMEKLIEVARRLRTEAGFGGYIHLKIIPGTGPRQLAEAGRWADRLSANIELPTEKSLQYLAPQKSGKLIMGAMEEVAILEQERTAAPKGCSDSGSFGSGGGGKFTFAPAGQSTQLIVGATPENDHQILNLSSALYRRFGLRRVYYSAFIPVGTPGRGGMADPRLPNIPGPPLVREHRLYQADWLLRFYKFRSDEILSPQSPFLDPHLDPKTAWALQHRELFPIDVQQADYEMLLRVPGIGVKSARRILEQRRSKMLTAELLQRLGVTMKRARYFISLPGLTGETEKDTAYIRRILSDADGAGLQLPLFEF; encoded by the coding sequence ATGGAATTGGCAGAAAAACTGAGGCTTCTTGCGGCCGGTGCAAAATACGATGCTTCCTGTGCCACCTCTGGTAGTGACCACGGTTCCTGGACCGATGCAGGAACCGGGGAAAAGAGCCTTAAGGCCCGGTCTGGACCTATCCCTGTTATCGGTGCTACAGCCCCTGCCGGGGTCTGCCACAGCTGGACCGAGGACGGCCGCTGTGTATCCCTCCTTAAGGTGCTCTATTCCAACGTATGCCGGTTCGACTGCGCCTACTGTGTAAACCGCTCTTCGGCGGATATTCAGCGGACCAGCTTTACTGTCGATGAACTGGTAAAGCTTACCATAGAGTTTTACAAACGGAACTATATAGAGGGACTCTTCCTTTCCAGCGGCATTTTCTCCGACAGCGATGTGGTCATGGAAAAATTAATCGAGGTGGCCCGCCGGCTGAGAACCGAAGCGGGCTTTGGGGGGTATATTCACCTAAAAATTATTCCCGGTACCGGGCCCCGACAGCTTGCCGAAGCAGGCCGCTGGGCAGACCGGCTCAGCGCCAACATAGAACTACCAACTGAAAAAAGTTTACAGTACCTGGCGCCCCAGAAAAGCGGTAAGCTCATTATGGGTGCCATGGAAGAAGTGGCAATCCTGGAACAGGAAAGGACGGCAGCACCCAAAGGATGCTCGGACAGCGGCAGTTTCGGCAGCGGCGGGGGTGGCAAGTTCACCTTTGCGCCGGCGGGCCAAAGCACCCAGCTTATTGTGGGAGCAACACCTGAGAATGATCATCAAATTTTAAACCTTTCCAGTGCCTTGTATCGACGTTTTGGACTGCGTCGAGTCTACTATTCTGCATTCATACCCGTTGGGACACCTGGCCGGGGCGGCATGGCAGATCCCCGGCTACCGAACATACCCGGGCCGCCCCTGGTACGGGAACATCGGCTGTACCAGGCTGACTGGCTCCTCCGGTTCTACAAATTCCGTTCCGATGAGATCCTTAGTCCTCAAAGCCCCTTTCTGGATCCCCATCTGGACCCAAAAACAGCCTGGGCCTTACAGCATCGGGAACTGTTCCCTATCGATGTTCAGCAGGCTGACTATGAGATGCTCCTCAGGGTTCCTGGGATCGGGGTTAAATCGGCACGGCGCATCCTTGAGCAGCGGAGAAGCAAGATGCTTACGGCGGAATTACTCCAGCGCCTGGGGGTTACCATGAAACGGGCCCGCTATTTTATCAGCCTGCCTGGTTTAACTGGGGAAACAGAAAAAGATACGGCCTATATCAGGCGTATCTTATCTGATGCGGACGGTGCAGGACTGCAGCTGCCCCTTTTTGAGTTTTAA
- a CDS encoding TIGR03915 family putative DNA repair protein: MEKFYDGTPEGLFALLQEALESGIIPEQIRRCQQQHQEDPRLPSLFTEEELGLPAMLGGPEQELKALAAMAQLRSCSETAFQDCLQAFMSDAPIEPDIIRYAVRILKAPNHTAAEKRRTDRSFRPCEIVLNASQRYLRELDRLLGLLRFKPTNEGYLVARCEPETYALPGLAIPLKRRFGTTAWAVQDEKRNLVLACDGIGEPELASYDPGEPPFSPPEGLVPDEYEALWQEYYHTINIESRKNPELRKRLIPLRYWKYLPELQVQH; this comes from the coding sequence ATGGAGAAGTTCTACGATGGAACACCGGAAGGTTTATTTGCACTCCTTCAGGAAGCCCTGGAAAGCGGAATCATTCCTGAACAGATCCGCCGCTGTCAACAACAACACCAAGAAGACCCTAGGCTGCCCTCTCTGTTTACTGAAGAAGAACTGGGTCTGCCTGCAATGCTAGGGGGACCGGAACAGGAACTAAAAGCTCTGGCTGCCATGGCCCAACTGCGATCATGTTCTGAAACAGCCTTTCAGGATTGCCTTCAGGCATTTATGAGTGATGCCCCCATAGAACCCGATATAATTCGTTATGCAGTAAGGATCCTAAAGGCTCCTAACCACACTGCTGCAGAAAAGCGTAGAACTGACCGTTCTTTCAGGCCCTGCGAGATAGTTCTGAATGCTTCTCAAAGATACCTTCGAGAATTGGATCGGCTCCTGGGACTCTTACGCTTTAAGCCTACCAACGAAGGGTATCTGGTAGCCCGCTGTGAACCGGAAACCTATGCTCTGCCGGGTCTGGCAATCCCCCTAAAACGGCGCTTCGGTACTACCGCCTGGGCTGTCCAAGATGAAAAACGGAATCTGGTACTCGCCTGTGATGGGATTGGCGAACCGGAACTTGCGTCCTACGATCCGGGGGAACCACCCTTTTCACCACCTGAGGGTCTCGTACCGGACGAATATGAAGCCCTCTGGCAGGAGTATTATCACACCATCAATATAGAATCACGTAAAAATCCTGAATTAAGGAAACGACTTATACCTCTGAGATATTGGAAATATTTGCCGGAACTGCAAGTTCAGCACTGA
- a CDS encoding DUF6941 family protein → MKIEIYTLCDFAQENNGKLTIVGTFDTIVAKGFPMNHQSFSLAVRLRFDLWELGTHSFRIEARDIDGNSYVQPVEGSLTIRDVGNASSVVHLLYAFSDLKCKMPTVINFILYIDDKEITSTPLYIKRI, encoded by the coding sequence ATGAAGATAGAAATTTATACACTCTGTGATTTTGCCCAGGAAAACAACGGGAAGCTTACCATTGTGGGAACCTTCGATACCATTGTAGCCAAGGGTTTTCCTATGAATCACCAGTCATTCTCTTTGGCGGTACGGCTCCGTTTTGACCTTTGGGAACTGGGGACCCACAGTTTTCGTATCGAAGCCCGGGATATCGACGGGAACAGTTATGTACAACCGGTAGAAGGAAGCCTCACTATCCGGGATGTGGGAAATGCCTCTTCCGTAGTGCATTTGCTCTATGCCTTTTCAGATCTCAAATGCAAGATGCCCACGGTCATCAATTTTATACTGTATATAGATGACAAAGAAATTACCTCTACCCCCCTGTATATTAAGCGGATCTAA
- a CDS encoding family 43 glycosylhydrolase, whose translation MMKKTQVFNPYLPSWEYIPDGEPHIFGDRLYVYGSHDLYNGWVFCLGDYVCWSAPIHDLSDWRYEGVIYKKTDDPMNRDGKMCLYAPDVTMGPDGRFYLYYVLDKVSVVSVAVCDSPAGTYEFYGYVQDKQGNRLGERPGDQPQFDPGVLTEYEKTYMYTGFCPRGDASRKGAMVTVLGPDMCTIEEEPVIVVPGCEYSKGSGYEGHEFFEASSIRKMGNTYYFVYSSIVMHELCYATSSSPTGGFMYGGVIVSNSDMHIASYKPAEKPMAYGANNHGGMVQVGKDWYIFYHRHTNGTWFSRQGCAEKITILPDGTIPQVEITSCGLNGGPLIGKGYYPAYIACNLFTDEESVYVNDGGQFPKIMQDGADGTEVPGYIGNMRTSATAGFKYFQFSDIKEIIVFTRGYAHGVFEVRTTWDGPVLAELPIVSSNVWEASRSTIKIPDGIQALYFTYRGSGSISLRGFELV comes from the coding sequence ATGATGAAAAAAACTCAGGTTTTTAACCCTTATTTACCATCCTGGGAGTATATCCCCGATGGAGAACCCCATATTTTTGGTGACCGACTCTATGTGTATGGATCCCATGACCTCTATAACGGATGGGTCTTCTGCTTGGGAGACTATGTCTGTTGGTCTGCTCCGATACATGATCTGTCTGATTGGCGGTATGAGGGTGTTATTTATAAAAAAACCGATGATCCGATGAATAGGGACGGAAAGATGTGTCTCTATGCCCCTGATGTAACCATGGGTCCCGATGGCCGATTTTACCTGTATTATGTGTTGGACAAAGTCTCGGTGGTATCTGTTGCGGTCTGCGATTCCCCTGCAGGTACATATGAATTCTATGGATATGTACAGGATAAGCAGGGTAACAGGTTGGGAGAGAGACCCGGTGATCAGCCCCAGTTTGATCCTGGGGTATTAACAGAATATGAAAAAACCTACATGTATACCGGATTCTGTCCCCGAGGAGATGCAAGCCGTAAAGGTGCCATGGTAACCGTCTTGGGCCCTGATATGTGCACCATTGAAGAAGAACCGGTTATTGTTGTTCCTGGTTGTGAGTATAGTAAAGGTTCTGGCTATGAAGGCCATGAGTTTTTTGAAGCTTCATCGATCCGTAAAATGGGTAATACCTATTATTTTGTATATTCTTCCATAGTAATGCATGAACTTTGCTATGCCACAAGCAGTTCTCCTACGGGTGGTTTTATGTATGGGGGGGTCATCGTCAGCAATAGCGATATGCACATTGCCAGTTATAAACCCGCTGAAAAGCCGATGGCCTATGGGGCAAATAACCACGGCGGGATGGTCCAGGTTGGCAAGGATTGGTACATCTTTTATCATCGTCATACCAACGGGACCTGGTTCAGCCGGCAGGGTTGTGCCGAGAAAATTACGATTTTACCCGATGGGACAATTCCTCAGGTCGAGATTACTTCCTGCGGTCTCAATGGTGGACCCCTGATAGGGAAGGGCTATTATCCGGCATATATTGCATGCAATCTCTTTACCGATGAAGAATCGGTCTATGTTAATGATGGAGGGCAGTTTCCCAAGATTATGCAGGATGGTGCTGATGGTACAGAAGTCCCCGGTTATATCGGCAACATGAGAACTAGCGCTACTGCGGGTTTTAAATATTTCCAATTTTCCGATATAAAGGAAATTATTGTGTTTACCCGGGGCTATGCCCATGGTGTTTTTGAAGTAAGAACCACCTGGGATGGACCTGTCCTTGCAGAACTTCCGATTGTCAGTTCCAATGTATGGGAAGCATCCCGCAGTACCATAAAAATTCCAGACGGCATACAGGCCCTGTATTTCACCTATAGAGGCAGCGGTAGTATCAGCCTCAGGGGCTTTGAACTGGTGTAA